Proteins from one Pseudomonas sp. KBS0710 genomic window:
- the fabG gene encoding 3-oxoacyl-ACP reductase FabG — MSLQGKVALVTGASRGIGQAIALELGRQGAVVIGTATSASGAERIAATLKENGVQGTGLELNVTSDESVAAVLAQITAQFGAPAILVNNAGITRDNLMMRMKDDEWYDVVDTNLNSLFRLSKGVLRGMTKARWGRIINIGSVVGAMGNAGQVNYAAAKAGLEGFSRALAREVGSRSITVNSVAPGFIDTDMTRELPEAQREALLTQIPLGRLGQAQEIANVVTFLASDGAAYVTGATIPVNGGMYMS; from the coding sequence ATGAGTCTGCAAGGTAAAGTTGCACTGGTTACTGGCGCAAGCCGTGGCATTGGCCAGGCGATCGCCCTGGAACTGGGCCGTCAAGGCGCGGTTGTGATCGGCACCGCCACTTCCGCTTCGGGCGCTGAGCGTATTGCTGCGACCTTGAAGGAAAACGGCGTACAAGGCACCGGCCTTGAGCTGAATGTGACCAGCGATGAGTCTGTTGCTGCGGTGCTGGCTCAAATCACTGCACAGTTCGGCGCACCGGCTATTCTGGTGAACAACGCCGGTATCACCCGTGACAACCTGATGATGCGCATGAAAGACGACGAGTGGTACGACGTGGTCGATACCAACTTGAACAGTCTGTTTCGCCTGTCCAAGGGCGTTTTGCGCGGCATGACCAAGGCGCGTTGGGGTCGAATTATCAATATTGGCTCCGTAGTGGGTGCCATGGGCAACGCAGGCCAAGTAAACTATGCAGCCGCCAAGGCCGGTCTGGAAGGTTTCAGCCGTGCATTGGCCCGTGAAGTCGGTTCGCGTTCGATTACGGTCAACTCGGTGGCCCCAGGGTTTATCGACACCGATATGACTCGCGAACTGCCGGAAGCACAGCGTGAAGCGTTGCTGACCCAGATTCCGCTGGGCCGTCTGGGCCAGGCTCAAGAGATCGCAAATGTGGTCACTTTCCTGGCATCCGACGGTGCGGCATACGTGACTGGGGCTACAATCCCGGTGAACGGCGGGATGTACATGAGTTAA
- the acpP gene encoding acyl carrier protein, with amino-acid sequence MSTIEERVKKIVAEQLGVKEEEVINSASFVEDLGADSLDTVELVMALEEEFETEIPDEEAEKITTVQAAIDYVTAHQA; translated from the coding sequence ATGAGCACCATCGAAGAGCGCGTCAAGAAAATCGTTGCCGAGCAACTGGGCGTTAAAGAAGAAGAAGTGATCAACTCCGCTTCCTTCGTTGAAGACCTGGGTGCCGATTCCCTTGACACCGTTGAGCTGGTGATGGCTCTGGAAGAGGAATTCGAGACCGAAATCCCGGACGAAGAAGCTGAAAAAATCACTACTGTTCAAGCTGCTATCGACTACGTTACTGCCCACCAGGCGTAA
- the fabF gene encoding beta-ketoacyl-ACP synthase II, which translates to MSRRRVVVTGMGMLSPLGTDVPSSWQGILAGHSGIGLIEHTDLSAYSTRFGGSVKGFNVEEYLPVNESRRLDLFIQYGLAAGFQAVRNAGLEVTDANRERIGVAMGSGIGGLTNIEKTSRTLHDSGPRKISPFFVPGSIINMISGFLSIHLGAQGPNYAIATACTTGTHCIGMAARNIAYDEADVMIAGGAEMAACGLGMGGFGASRALSTRNDEPTRASRPWDKGRDGFVLSDGAGALVLEELEHAKARGATIYAELIGFGMSGDAYHMTSPPSDGAGAARCITNALRDAKVNPNQVQYINAHGTSTPTGDLAEAKAIKSVFGEHAYKLAVSSTKSMTGHLLGAAGAVEAIFSVMAIKDQVAPPTINLDEPDEGCDLNFVPHEAQPMPIDVVISNSFGFGGTNGSLVFRRFAE; encoded by the coding sequence GTGTCGCGTAGACGCGTCGTAGTCACCGGTATGGGGATGTTGTCGCCACTGGGTACGGATGTGCCGAGCAGTTGGCAGGGCATTCTGGCTGGCCACAGTGGTATTGGTCTGATCGAACACACGGACCTTTCTGCCTATTCCACCCGTTTTGGCGGCTCGGTAAAGGGCTTCAATGTCGAGGAATATCTCCCGGTCAACGAATCTCGCAGGCTCGACCTGTTCATTCAATACGGCCTGGCAGCCGGTTTTCAGGCGGTGCGTAATGCAGGCCTGGAAGTCACCGACGCCAACCGTGAGCGCATCGGCGTGGCCATGGGTTCGGGTATTGGCGGTTTGACCAATATCGAAAAAACCAGCCGCACGCTGCACGATTCCGGCCCCCGTAAAATTTCACCGTTCTTCGTGCCGGGCTCGATCATCAATATGATTTCCGGTTTCCTGTCCATCCACCTGGGCGCACAGGGACCCAACTACGCCATCGCCACGGCGTGCACCACCGGCACTCACTGCATCGGCATGGCGGCGCGTAACATTGCCTATGACGAAGCCGACGTGATGATCGCCGGCGGCGCCGAAATGGCGGCCTGCGGCCTCGGCATGGGTGGCTTCGGCGCGTCCCGTGCGCTGTCGACGCGCAATGACGAACCGACTCGCGCCAGCCGTCCGTGGGACAAGGGCCGTGATGGCTTCGTACTGTCCGACGGTGCCGGTGCGCTGGTGCTCGAAGAGCTGGAGCACGCCAAGGCGCGCGGTGCCACCATCTACGCCGAGCTGATCGGCTTCGGCATGAGCGGTGACGCCTACCACATGACCTCGCCGCCGTCCGACGGTGCCGGTGCTGCGCGTTGCATCACCAACGCCTTGCGCGACGCGAAGGTCAACCCCAACCAGGTGCAGTACATCAATGCCCACGGCACTTCGACCCCGACTGGCGACCTGGCGGAAGCCAAAGCCATCAAGTCGGTGTTCGGCGAGCACGCCTACAAGCTGGCGGTCAGTTCCACCAAGTCCATGACCGGCCACCTGTTGGGTGCGGCGGGCGCGGTCGAGGCGATCTTCAGCGTCATGGCCATCAAGGATCAGGTCGCTCCGCCGACCATCAACCTTGATGAGCCGGACGAGGGCTGCGACCTCAACTTCGTGCCTCACGAAGCGCAACCGATGCCGATCGATGTGGTGATCTCCAACTCGTTCGGTTTCGGTGGCACCAACGGTTCCCTGGTGTTCCGCCGGTTCGCCGAGTGA
- the pabC gene encoding aminodeoxychorismate lyase — MHGWVDGQPADSVPLKDRGLAYGDGLFETLAVKDGQPVLLERHLQRLEEGCRRLALVADHTLIRSEVLAYAAALGNGVLKLILTRGDSLRGYGINPGAPVRRILQGNPPAVYPLAHATDGIRLFACATRLAEQPLLAGLKHLNRLEQVIARAEWQDTEHAEGLMLDVSGRVIEGVFSNLFLVCNGLLLTADLNRCGVAGVMRAEILAQAQTLGIPAAVADISLAQLQQADEVFVCNSVYGIWPVRGCAGMSWSVGPLTRKLQGIVRALLEI; from the coding sequence ATGCACGGCTGGGTCGACGGTCAGCCAGCGGACAGCGTGCCCCTGAAAGATCGCGGCCTGGCGTATGGCGATGGCCTGTTTGAGACCCTCGCCGTCAAGGACGGGCAGCCGGTGCTGCTCGAGCGTCACCTGCAACGCCTGGAAGAGGGTTGCAGGCGCCTCGCCCTGGTTGCGGACCACACGCTGATCCGCAGCGAAGTGCTGGCCTATGCCGCGGCCTTGGGCAATGGTGTACTCAAATTGATCCTCACCCGTGGCGACAGCCTGCGCGGCTATGGCATCAATCCTGGTGCTCCGGTGCGGCGTATCTTGCAGGGCAATCCGCCCGCTGTTTATCCCCTGGCCCATGCAACGGATGGCATCCGCCTGTTTGCGTGCGCTACTCGCTTGGCCGAGCAGCCGTTGCTGGCCGGTCTCAAGCACCTTAATCGTCTTGAACAAGTGATTGCCCGCGCCGAATGGCAGGATACCGAACATGCCGAGGGCTTGATGCTGGATGTGTCCGGGCGCGTCATCGAAGGCGTGTTCAGCAACCTGTTCCTGGTGTGCAATGGCTTGTTACTAACCGCTGATCTGAATCGTTGCGGGGTTGCTGGCGTGATGCGCGCGGAGATTCTGGCGCAGGCGCAAACCCTGGGCATCCCGGCGGCCGTGGCCGACATCAGCCTTGCGCAGTTGCAACAGGCCGACGAAGTCTTCGTGTGCAACAGCGTTTATGGCATTTGGCCCGTACGTGGTTGTGCTGGGATGAGCTGGTCGGTTGGGCCGCTCACCCGTAAACTGCAGGGCATTGTTCGCGCGCTATTGGAAATTTGA
- the mltG gene encoding endolytic transglycosylase MltG — protein sequence MIRKLVLLLQIGLVSAGLLLGFSAWKLDSALKQPLNLTQEQLLDVPAGATPTGTFNRLETEGVLDGAFWLRLYWRFNLDGQPLHSGEYRMTPGLTAEGLIGLWQRGEVVQYSLTLVEGWNFRQVRSALAKHEKIVQTLSGLSDNEVMDKLGHPGVFPEGRFFPDTYRFVRGMTDVEFLKKAYNRLDEVLAQEWSQRAADAPYTDPYQALIMASLVEKETGVPQERGQIAGVFVRRLKIGMLLQTDPTVIYGLGERYTGKLTRAHLKEANPYNTYMIAGLPPTPIAMVGREAIHAALNPVAGSSLYFVARGDGSHIFSDDLDAHNAAVREFQLKRRADYRSSPAPAVKPPEDAAPPADAAPVEKPAEPAPDAAAPQSPQ from the coding sequence TTGATACGAAAACTGGTTTTACTGCTGCAGATCGGCCTGGTCTCGGCAGGCTTGCTGCTGGGTTTCTCGGCCTGGAAGCTCGACTCTGCGTTGAAGCAGCCCCTGAATCTGACCCAGGAACAATTGCTCGATGTACCCGCCGGGGCCACCCCGACGGGCACCTTCAATCGCCTTGAAACCGAAGGCGTGCTGGATGGCGCCTTCTGGTTGCGCCTCTACTGGCGCTTCAACCTCGACGGCCAGCCGCTGCACAGCGGTGAATACCGCATGACCCCAGGCCTGACGGCCGAAGGCCTGATCGGCCTGTGGCAGCGTGGTGAAGTGGTGCAATACAGCCTGACATTGGTCGAAGGCTGGAACTTCCGCCAGGTGCGTTCAGCGCTGGCCAAACACGAAAAGATCGTGCAGACCTTGTCGGGCCTTAGCGACAACGAAGTGATGGATAAGCTCGGCCACCCTGGCGTATTTCCCGAAGGGCGATTCTTTCCTGACACCTACCGCTTCGTGCGCGGCATGACCGATGTCGAATTCCTGAAAAAAGCCTACAACCGCCTGGACGAAGTACTGGCCCAGGAATGGAGCCAGCGCGCCGCCGATGCACCCTACACCGACCCTTACCAGGCGCTGATCATGGCCTCCCTGGTAGAAAAGGAAACCGGTGTGCCGCAAGAGCGCGGGCAGATCGCCGGTGTGTTCGTGCGCCGCCTCAAAATCGGCATGCTGCTGCAGACCGACCCCACGGTGATCTACGGCCTGGGCGAGCGCTACACCGGCAAGCTGACCCGCGCGCACCTCAAGGAAGCCAACCCCTATAACACTTACATGATTGCCGGCCTGCCGCCGACGCCGATCGCCATGGTCGGCCGCGAGGCGATCCATGCGGCGTTGAACCCGGTGGCCGGCAGCAGCCTTTACTTCGTCGCTCGGGGCGATGGCAGCCATATTTTCTCCGATGACCTGGATGCGCATAATGCCGCCGTGCGTGAGTTCCAGCTCAAGCGCCGCGCCGATTACCGTTCCAGCCCGGCACCGGCGGTCAAACCGCCGGAAGACGCGGCACCACCTGCCGATGCCGCGCCGGTTGAAAAACCCGCCGAGCCTGCGCCGGACGCCGCTGCGCCGCAAAGCCCGCAATGA
- the tmk gene encoding dTMP kinase, giving the protein MTGLFITLEGPEGAGKSTNRDYLAERLRAEGIEVVLTREPGGTPLAERIREVLLAPGEEQMNPDTELLLVFAARAQHLAEVIRPALARGAVVICDRFTDSTYAYQGGGRGLSLERIASLEAFVQGNLRPDLTLLFDLPVEVGMARASARGRLDRFELEGSTFFNAVRSAFLQRAKAEPARYALLDAAQPLVQVQQAIDALLPQLLERARG; this is encoded by the coding sequence GTGACTGGCTTGTTTATTACCCTGGAAGGCCCGGAAGGCGCCGGCAAAAGCACCAACCGCGATTACCTGGCCGAGCGTCTGCGCGCTGAAGGCATCGAGGTGGTGCTGACCCGCGAGCCCGGCGGTACGCCGTTGGCCGAGCGCATCCGTGAAGTGTTGCTGGCTCCAGGTGAAGAGCAAATGAACCCGGACACTGAGCTGCTATTGGTGTTTGCTGCCCGCGCCCAGCATTTGGCCGAAGTGATTCGCCCGGCACTGGCACGGGGCGCGGTGGTGATTTGCGACCGTTTTACCGATTCCACTTATGCTTACCAGGGCGGTGGGCGCGGCTTGTCCCTTGAGCGCATCGCCAGCCTGGAAGCTTTCGTGCAAGGCAACTTGCGCCCCGACCTGACCCTGCTGTTCGACCTGCCGGTTGAAGTCGGCATGGCCCGCGCCAGTGCCCGTGGCCGGCTGGACCGCTTCGAGCTGGAAGGTTCGACATTCTTCAATGCGGTCCGTAGCGCGTTCCTGCAGCGTGCCAAGGCTGAGCCTGCGCGTTACGCCTTGCTGGACGCAGCCCAGCCTCTGGTACAGGTACAGCAGGCCATCGATGCTCTGCTGCCCCAACTCCTGGAGCGCGCCCGTGGCTGA
- a CDS encoding DNA polymerase III subunit delta', with amino-acid sequence MAEAYPWQDSLWQQLAGRAQHAHAYLLHGPIGIGKRALAERLMASLLCKQPVNLEACGECKSCLLLKAGSHPDNYLLEPEEADKAIKVDQVRDLVSFVVQTAQMGGRKVVLIEPVEAMNINAANALLKSLEEPSGDTVLLLVSHQSSRLLPTIRSRCVQQACPLPSEAMSLQWLAQALPECSADERVELLTLAAGSPLAAVKLQAQGVREQRALVVDGVKKLLKQEQSATQLAEGAWKDIPLLLLFDWFCDWSSLILRYQLTQDENGLGLPDMRKVVQYLAQKSAQDKVLNIQDWILAQRQKVLGKANLNRVLLLEALLVQWVGLLGRR; translated from the coding sequence GTGGCTGAAGCCTACCCGTGGCAAGACAGCCTCTGGCAGCAATTGGCCGGGCGCGCCCAGCATGCCCATGCCTATTTGCTGCACGGCCCCATCGGTATCGGCAAGCGCGCCTTGGCCGAGCGTCTGATGGCCAGCCTGCTGTGCAAGCAACCGGTCAACCTGGAAGCCTGCGGCGAGTGCAAATCCTGCCTGCTGCTCAAGGCCGGCAGCCACCCCGACAACTACCTGCTCGAACCTGAAGAGGCCGATAAGGCGATCAAGGTCGACCAGGTGCGTGACCTTGTCAGCTTCGTGGTGCAGACCGCGCAGATGGGCGGGCGCAAGGTGGTGCTGATCGAGCCAGTGGAGGCGATGAACATCAATGCCGCCAACGCCTTGCTCAAGAGCCTGGAAGAGCCGTCGGGCGACACCGTGCTGTTGCTGGTGAGCCATCAGTCCAGCCGCCTGTTGCCAACCATCCGCAGCCGTTGCGTGCAGCAGGCCTGCCCATTGCCGAGCGAGGCCATGAGCCTGCAATGGCTGGCACAGGCGCTGCCGGAATGTTCTGCCGACGAGCGGGTCGAGTTGCTGACCCTGGCTGCCGGTTCGCCCTTGGCGGCGGTCAAGCTGCAGGCCCAGGGCGTGCGTGAGCAACGCGCGCTGGTGGTCGATGGCGTCAAGAAGCTGCTCAAGCAGGAACAGTCCGCCACGCAACTGGCCGAAGGCGCCTGGAAGGATATTCCGTTGCTGCTGCTGTTCGACTGGTTCTGTGACTGGTCGAGCCTGATCCTGCGCTACCAGTTGACCCAGGACGAAAACGGCCTGGGCCTGCCGGATATGCGCAAAGTGGTGCAGTACCTCGCGCAAAAAAGTGCCCAGGACAAGGTGCTGAACATCCAGGACTGGATCCTGGCCCAACGCCAGAAAGTCCTCGGCAAAGCCAACCTCAACCGCGTGCTGTTGCTCGAAGCACTGCTGGTGCAATGGGTTGGCTTGCTCGGCCGACGTTAA
- a CDS encoding TatD family hydrolase: MLVDSHCHLDRLDLAQHGGSLDAALEAARQRGVGHFLCIGVSADNAADVKALADRYADVDCSVGIHPLDLKPGEAPALDWLLAELNHPRVVAIGETGLDYHYEPEAAELQQASFRLHLQAAQQTGKPVIVHTRGARADTLTLLREAALPQAGVLHCFTEDWDMAKAALDLGFYISLSGIVTFRNADALRDVARQVPADRLLVETDSPYLAPIPHRGKPNLPEYVRDVADYLAMLRGESVERFAEQTTENFKRLFPLAHVAG, encoded by the coding sequence ATGCTCGTAGATTCCCACTGCCACCTTGATCGCCTCGACCTTGCCCAGCACGGCGGCTCCCTCGACGCTGCCCTGGAAGCGGCGCGCCAGCGCGGGGTAGGGCACTTCCTGTGCATCGGCGTGAGCGCTGACAACGCCGCCGACGTCAAAGCCTTGGCTGATCGCTATGCCGATGTCGACTGCTCGGTCGGTATCCACCCGCTAGACCTTAAGCCCGGTGAAGCGCCGGCCCTGGACTGGCTGCTGGCTGAGCTCAACCACCCACGCGTGGTGGCGATTGGCGAAACCGGTCTGGATTACCACTACGAGCCTGAAGCCGCCGAGTTGCAGCAAGCCTCCTTCCGCCTGCACCTGCAAGCCGCCCAGCAGACCGGCAAACCGGTGATCGTCCACACCCGTGGCGCCCGCGCTGACACCCTGACGCTATTGCGTGAAGCCGCCTTGCCCCAGGCCGGCGTGCTGCATTGCTTCACCGAAGACTGGGACATGGCCAAGGCTGCGCTGGACCTGGGCTTTTACATTTCTCTGTCGGGTATCGTCACCTTCCGCAACGCCGACGCCTTGCGCGACGTGGCGCGTCAGGTGCCGGCCGACCGCTTGCTGGTGGAAACCGATTCGCCTTACCTCGCGCCGATCCCCCATCGCGGCAAGCCGAACCTGCCGGAATACGTGCGTGATGTAGCCGATTACCTGGCGATGCTGCGCGGTGAATCCGTTGAGCGCTTTGCCGAGCAGACCACCGAGAACTTCAAGCGTCTGTTCCCGCTGGCCCACGTGGCCGGCTGA
- a CDS encoding TetR/AcrR family transcriptional regulator, whose protein sequence is MHKEPRKVREFRRREQEILDTALKLFLEQGEDSVTVEMIADAVGIGKGTIYKHFKSKAEIYLRLMLDYERDLNELLHSADVDKDKEALSRAYFEFRMRDPQRYRLFDRLEEKVVKGHQVPEMVEELHKIRASNFERLTLLIKGRISEGKLEDVPPYFHYCAAWALVHGAVALYHSPFWSNVLEDQEGFFQFLMDIGVRMGNKRKHSTELSGAEPKSSDAPAV, encoded by the coding sequence ATGCACAAAGAACCCCGTAAGGTCCGTGAGTTTCGCCGCCGTGAGCAGGAAATTCTCGACACCGCACTCAAGTTATTCCTCGAACAAGGTGAAGACAGCGTCACCGTCGAGATGATTGCGGATGCCGTGGGTATCGGCAAAGGCACGATCTACAAACACTTCAAATCCAAAGCCGAGATCTACCTGCGGCTGATGCTCGACTACGAGCGCGACTTGAACGAGCTGCTGCATTCGGCTGATGTGGACAAGGACAAGGAGGCGCTGTCACGCGCCTATTTCGAGTTCCGCATGCGTGACCCGCAGCGCTACCGCCTGTTCGACCGCCTGGAAGAAAAGGTGGTCAAGGGCCATCAAGTGCCGGAAATGGTCGAGGAGCTGCACAAGATCCGCGCCTCGAACTTCGAGCGCCTCACCCTGCTGATCAAGGGCCGCATCAGCGAAGGCAAGCTGGAAGACGTACCGCCGTATTTCCATTACTGCGCCGCGTGGGCATTGGTCCATGGCGCCGTTGCGCTGTACCACTCGCCGTTCTGGAGCAATGTGCTGGAAGATCAGGAAGGCTTCTTCCAGTTCCTGATGGACATCGGCGTGCGCATGGGCAACAAGCGCAAGCACAGCACTGAGCTGTCGGGCGCTGAGCCTAAGAGCAGCGACGCTCCCGCTGTTTAA
- a CDS encoding GTP 3',8-cyclase MoaA: MIVDRQGRRFRNLRISLTSACNYACTYCVPNGKRLVAAQDELSAEAMARGVAYLIEAAGIERLRITGGEPLVSPKLEAFMGAVGGMGLSDISLTTNGQLLARKLPLLVDAGIRRINVSLDTLDADAFRSIARGGDLATVLDGMDQARAAGIKIKVNMVPLRGQNLDQVMPLLDYCLERGYELRFIELMRMGHLAKDSNAFLQQFVSLQQLLSLIGEHHEYLQANAPIDATAVRYEVPGKGFFGVIANESVPFCRTCSRLRLSSTGWLHGCLSSSNRHYVGDLLDQPRHQALPALQGLLMKALGDKQEVAFSGGATVMKIIGG, encoded by the coding sequence ATGATCGTTGATCGTCAAGGCAGGCGATTTCGCAATTTGCGGATCAGCCTGACCTCAGCCTGCAATTACGCGTGTACCTACTGCGTGCCAAACGGCAAGCGGCTGGTGGCTGCCCAGGACGAACTCTCGGCCGAGGCCATGGCACGTGGCGTGGCTTATCTGATCGAAGCGGCCGGCATCGAGCGCTTGCGCATTACCGGCGGTGAACCGTTGGTCAGCCCCAAGCTGGAAGCCTTCATGGGCGCCGTGGGCGGGATGGGCCTCAGTGATATCAGCCTGACCACGAACGGCCAACTGCTGGCGCGCAAGCTGCCGCTGCTGGTGGATGCGGGTATTCGGCGCATCAACGTGTCCCTTGATACCCTGGATGCCGACGCTTTCCGCAGCATCGCCCGTGGCGGCGACCTGGCCACCGTGCTCGATGGCATGGACCAGGCCCGCGCCGCCGGCATCAAGATCAAAGTCAATATGGTGCCGTTGCGTGGGCAGAACCTCGACCAGGTGATGCCGCTGCTCGACTATTGCCTGGAACGCGGCTACGAGCTGCGCTTTATCGAGCTGATGCGCATGGGCCACCTGGCCAAGGATTCCAATGCCTTCCTGCAGCAGTTTGTCAGTTTGCAGCAACTGCTCAGCCTGATCGGCGAACATCACGAATACCTGCAAGCCAACGCGCCGATTGATGCCACGGCGGTGCGCTATGAAGTGCCGGGCAAAGGCTTCTTCGGCGTGATCGCCAACGAAAGCGTGCCGTTCTGCCGCACTTGCTCGCGCCTGCGCTTGTCGTCTACCGGTTGGTTGCATGGCTGTTTGTCGTCGAGCAACCGCCACTATGTGGGCGACCTGCTGGACCAACCGCGCCATCAGGCACTGCCGGCCCTGCAAGGTCTGTTGATGAAGGCCCTGGGTGACAAGCAGGAAGTGGCCTTCTCTGGCGGTGCGACGGTCATGAAGATCATCGGCGGCTAA
- a CDS encoding DUF4823 domain-containing protein, protein MRSLVLLLASVALSGCMTVSDMAEGTRYQMSDAGLLDHSDTRRTASVRIQPDSFVFIAQGAFLPPGSAYPRPNVVAEEAFNGFVEYFPMVRRARKPEGLEQAMAEARAAGAHYLLYCRFAAADDRIGNADEWTDQQALDRVGLDSGVIQIMLIETSTQYLIDTARIRSRGGLLTFHDNKPEDLIARPLAQYARGLLGMGDQ, encoded by the coding sequence ATGCGTAGTCTGGTTTTGTTGCTGGCGTCAGTGGCGCTGAGTGGCTGCATGACCGTCAGCGATATGGCCGAAGGCACCCGCTATCAGATGAGCGACGCCGGGCTGCTGGACCACAGTGATACCCGTCGTACCGCCTCGGTGCGCATACAGCCGGACTCCTTTGTGTTTATCGCCCAAGGCGCCTTTTTGCCGCCGGGCAGCGCCTATCCGCGACCCAACGTGGTGGCCGAAGAAGCCTTCAACGGCTTCGTCGAATATTTCCCGATGGTGCGCCGCGCTCGCAAGCCGGAAGGCCTCGAACAGGCCATGGCCGAAGCCCGTGCGGCGGGCGCTCACTACCTGCTGTATTGCCGCTTTGCGGCAGCCGATGACCGTATTGGCAATGCCGATGAGTGGACTGATCAGCAAGCGTTGGACCGTGTCGGCCTGGACAGCGGCGTAATCCAGATCATGTTGATCGAGACCAGCACCCAGTATTTGATTGATACTGCACGCATTCGCAGTCGTGGCGGTTTACTGACGTTCCACGACAACAAGCCAGAAGACTTGATCGCCCGCCCGCTGGCCCAATACGCCCGCGGCCTGTTGGGAATGGGTGATCAATAA
- a CDS encoding DUF1285 domain-containing protein, producing MTDSAKANDLLAQLPKGKGPAPVHLWNPDFCGNIDMRIARDGTWFYQGTPIGRKPMVKLFSNIIRRDGDEYFLVTPVEKVGIRVDDAPFVAVTLEVEGQGESQVLRFTTNVDEDIEAGLEHPLRVVIDPITQEPAPYLRVRTNLEALVHRNVFYQLVELAVSRPINGQNWLGVWSGGEFFRIGLEP from the coding sequence ATGACCGATTCCGCCAAGGCCAATGATCTATTGGCCCAACTGCCCAAGGGCAAGGGGCCGGCGCCGGTACACCTGTGGAACCCGGATTTCTGCGGCAACATCGACATGCGCATCGCGCGTGACGGCACCTGGTTTTACCAGGGCACGCCGATCGGGCGTAAGCCGATGGTCAAGTTGTTCTCCAATATCATCCGCCGCGATGGCGATGAGTATTTCCTGGTCACTCCCGTGGAAAAGGTCGGTATCCGCGTCGATGATGCGCCGTTTGTCGCGGTGACGCTGGAAGTCGAAGGGCAGGGCGAAAGCCAGGTGCTGCGCTTCACCACTAACGTCGACGAGGACATTGAAGCGGGCCTTGAACACCCTTTGCGGGTGGTGATCGACCCGATCACCCAGGAACCCGCGCCTTACCTGCGAGTGCGCACCAACCTTGAAGCCTTGGTGCATCGCAACGTGTTTTACCAATTGGTCGAGTTGGCGGTCAGCCGTCCGATCAACGGTCAGAACTGGCTTGGCGTCTGGAGCGGCGGGGAGTTTTTCCGCATTGGCCTGGAGCCCTGA
- a CDS encoding GntR family transcriptional regulator translates to MIRHVRFDKKKRVVDELIRRIEAGVMADGFLLPGEHQLAEEFAVSRGTLREALAELKRRNYIATQSGVGSIVTFDGMVLDQRSGWAQALADTGALVITDILRLEAVTRPDLLSRFGSDQFIALDRRRRTPDGTAVSLERSLMPATGGLESLPRVGLIDNSLTVTLAAYGYVGAEGDQWIGAEPLSDEDAELLGRPAGTVFLKASRTTYDRRERLMEHVESLLDPLHFRLHLQFGASK, encoded by the coding sequence ATGATTAGACATGTCCGATTTGATAAGAAAAAACGCGTCGTCGACGAGCTTATCCGCCGTATCGAGGCTGGAGTGATGGCCGACGGTTTCCTGCTGCCGGGTGAGCATCAACTGGCCGAGGAGTTTGCGGTCAGCCGTGGCACATTGCGCGAAGCCCTGGCTGAGCTCAAACGGCGTAACTACATCGCCACGCAAAGCGGCGTCGGCTCCATCGTCACCTTTGACGGCATGGTGCTCGACCAACGCAGCGGTTGGGCACAGGCGCTGGCCGATACTGGCGCATTGGTCATTACCGATATCCTGCGCCTGGAAGCCGTGACACGGCCGGACCTGCTCAGCCGTTTTGGCAGCGACCAATTTATCGCCCTTGACCGCCGTCGGCGCACTCCCGATGGCACCGCCGTGTCCCTGGAACGTTCGCTGATGCCCGCCACCGGCGGCCTGGAAAGCCTGCCCCGTGTCGGCCTGATCGATAATTCACTCACCGTCACCCTGGCCGCTTACGGCTACGTGGGTGCCGAGGGCGATCAATGGATCGGTGCCGAGCCTCTCAGCGATGAAGACGCCGAGTTGCTCGGCCGCCCAGCCGGTACGGTGTTTCTCAAAGCCTCGCGCACCACCTACGACCGCCGCGAGCGTCTCATGGAGCATGTCGAAAGCTTGCTCGACCCTTTGCACTTTCGCCTGCACCTGCAGTTTGGAGCTTCGAAATGA